In Pecten maximus unplaced genomic scaffold, xPecMax1.1, whole genome shotgun sequence, the DNA window AGTCCTTTGAAAAGTGCAAAGTCAACTGGcaaggactcatcagtgattaGGGGTCAAAAGTCTCCTAGAAAGGGATCAACCATACAACGGGGTCAAAGGTTATCTGGTAACAGGCCATCTATACAATATGTTCAAAGGTCACCTGGTAAAGAGCTATCCATTCTacaaggtcaaaagtcaaatgCTGTTGACCTGGATGAAACCATGGCACCTGATTCAGTAAGACTGGAGAAACTGCCCAGATGTAACAGGACTTCGTCATCAGATGATAGTGAGTACACTTTGAGTAGAAATGGAAGTATGGATCCAAATGTACACTTGTCAGTACTGTGTGATGAGGAGTCAGAACTTATCTTGGAAAGTCATGAAATCCCATCAAGAAAAAAGTTGTCATTCCATAAACAGGGGGATGTGGGAATAAAGGATAGGTGTTGTATTGAGTTTGACAGCGACGAGGTCCATGCTCCCTCATTAGATTGTAGTGTGGCCACGTTAAAGGATTTTCACATTGATGATTTGGCACAGGGTGACAATGGACCAGAACGTCTCACCTCAACATGTATTGACGAGGATTCACAGGGTGACAATGGACCAGAACGTCTCACCTCAACAAGTATTGACGAGGATTCACAGGGTATTCCCTGTAGTTCACGTAGTGTTAAGTTTGGGTCAAGGAAAAGACGTGTCATTGTGACAACTGGCTACAACTCGGAAGGTGAGCATTCATCTATGTCTTGTTTCTGTATTTGGTAATCATGCTGTCTGGAAAAAGGATGCTCAGAAAATGATGACATTTACTTTGGTCCAAACTACAAGCTATAGCACTGTTGGATATCAATGATGGTTCACTGTCAACTTATGCGTAATACTGTCAGTTATCACTGTCAacttattaaatatataaatgatactgGCATTTATCACTTTCACATCACACTGTCAAATTTATGtgtagatgtacaatgtatatatatatatagctatcccTAAACTATTGCTGTCATCTGTAAGtggtttttctttttctcttccttttttttttattcctggCTATTTTGGGAAATTGCCACATGCATGGTTGAAATGGAGAATTTGTTTGTGCAGTTAAATTTGGTAAAATAGGTGATGTTGTCTTATTCTATAATTTAACATTGTAGATGATTGTGAGAAGGAAGATGGAAATCCAGCTGAGGAACTGGAAAACATGGAAGAATTGGATGATAGTTTTGATAAGTATGGCAAAACTTAAGTAACCCATGTGGGTTGAATTGGAAATAACCATTCATAATTaggggcctattaatctgtagtaatgactttgtctgttcataataaggggcctattaatctgtagtaatgactttgtctgttcataattaggggcctattaatctgtagtaatgactttgtctgttcataattagaggcctattaatctgtagtaatgactttgtctgttcataattagaggcctattagtctgtattaatgactttgtctgttcataattaggggcctattaatctgtagtaatgactttgtctgttcataattagaggcctattaatctgtagtaatgactttgtctgttcataattagaggcctattagtctgtattaatgactttgtctgttcataattaggggcctattaatctgtagtaatgactttgtctgttcataattaggggcctattagtctgtattaatgactttgtctgttcataattagaggcctattaatctgtattaatgactttgtctgttcataattaggggcctattagtctgtagtaatgactttgtctgttcataattagaggcctattaatctgtattaatgactttgtctgttcataattaggggcctattaatctgtattaatgactttgtctgttcataattaggggcctattagtctgtagtaatgactttgtctgttcataattagaggcctattaatctgtagtaatgactttgtctgttcataattagaggcctattaatctgtagtaatgactttgtctgttcataattagaggcctattaatctgtattaatgactttgtctgttcataattagaggcctattagtctgtattaatgactttgtctgttcataattagaggcctattagtctgtagtaatgactttgtctgttcataattaggggcctattagtctgtattaatgactttgtctgttcataattaggggcctattagtctgtagtaatgactttgtctgttcataataaggggcctattaatctgtagtaatgactttgtctgttcataattagaggcctattaatctgtattaatgactttgtctgttcataattagaggcctattaatctgtagtaatgactttgtctgttcataattagaggcctattaatctgtattaatgactttgtctgttcataataaggggcctattaatctgtagtaatgactttgtctgttcataattagaggcctattaatctgtagtaatgactttgtctgttcataattaggggcctattaatctgtattaatgactttgtctgttcataattagaggcctattagtctgtagtaatgactttgtctgttcataattagaggcctattaatctgtagtaatgactttgtctgttcataattaggggcctattaatctgtagtaatgactttgtctgttcataattagaggcctattaatctgtagtaatgactttgtctgttcataattagaggcctattaatctgtattaatgactttgtctgttcataattaggggcctattagtctgtagtaatgactttgtctgttcataattaggggcctattagtctgtattaatgactttgtctgttcataattagaggcctattaatctgtagtaatgactttgtctgttcataattagaggcctattaatctgtagtaatgactttgtctgttcataattagaggcctattaatctgtattaatgactttgtctgttcataattaggggcctattagtctgtagtaatgactttgtctgttcataattaggggcctattagtctgtattaatgactttgtctgttcataattagaggcctattaatctgtattaatgactttgtctgttcataattaggggcctattagtctgtagtaatgactttgtctgttcataattagaggcctattaatctgtagtaatgactttgtctgttcataattagaggcctattaatctgtagtaatgactttgtctgttcataattagaggcctattaatctgtattaatgactttgtctgttcataattagaggcctattagtctgtattaatgactttgtctgttcataattagaggcctattagtctgtagtaatgactttgtctgttcataattaggggcctattagtctgtattaatgactttgtctgttcataattaggggcctattagtctgtagtaatgactttgtctgttcataataaggggcctattaatctgtagtaatgactttgtctgttcataattagaggcctattaatctgtattaatgactttgtctgttcataattagaggcctattaatctgtagtaatgactttgtctgttcataattagaggcctattaatctgtattaatgactttgtctgttcataataaggggcctattaatctgtagtaatgactttgtctgttcataattagaggcctattaatctgtattaatgactttgtctgttcataattagaggcctattaatctgtagtaatgactttgtctgttcataattaggggcctattaatctgtattaatgactttgtctgttcataattagaggcctattagtctgtagtaatgactttgtctgttcataattagaggcctattaatctgtagtaatgactttgtctgttcataattaggggcctattaatctgtagtaatgactttgtctgttcataattagaggcctattaatctgtagtaatgactttgtctgttcataattagaggcctattaatctgtagtaatgactttgtctgttcataattagaggcctattaatctgtagtaatgactttgtctgttcataattaggggcctattaatctgtagtaatgactttgtctgttcataattagaggcctattaatctgtagtaatgactttgtctgttcataattaggggcctattaatctgtattaatgactttgtctgttcataattagaggcctattagtctgtagtaatgactttgtctgttcataattagaggcctattagtctgtagtaatgactttgtctgttcataattaggggcctattaatctgtagtaatgactttgtctgttcataattaggggcctattagtctgtagtaatgactttgtctgttcataattaggggcctattaatctgtagtaatgactttgtctgttcataattagaggcctattagtctgtagtaatgactttgtctgttcataattagaggcctattagtctgtagtaatgactttgtctgttcataattagaggcctattagtctgtattaatgactttgtctgttcataattaggggcctattaatctgtagtaatgactttgtctgttcataattagaggcctattaatctgtagtaatgactttgtctgttcataattagaggcctattaatctgtattaatgactttgtctgttcataattagaggcctattaatctgtattaatgactttgtctgttcataattagaggcctattaatctgtattaatgactttgtctgttcataattagaggcctattaatctgtagtaatgactttgtctgttcataattagaggcctattagtctgtagtaatgactttgtctgttcataattagaggcctattaatctgtattaatgactttgtctgttcataattagaggcctattaatctgtagtaatgactttgtctgttcataattagaggcctattagtctgtattaatgactttgtctgttcataattaggggcctattagtctgtagtaatgactttgtctgttcataattaggggcctattagtctgtattaatgactttgtctgttcataattagaggcctattaatctgtagtaatgactttgtctgttcataattagaggcctattaatctgtagtaatgactttgtctgttcataattagaggcctattaatctgtattaatgactttgtctgttcataattaggggcctattagtctgtagtaatgactttgtctgttcataattaggggcctattagtctgtattaatgactttgtctgttcataattagaggcctattaatctgtattaatgactttgtctgttcataattaggggcctattagtctgtagtaatgactttgtctgttcataattagaggcctattaatctgtagtaatgactttgtctgttcataattagaggcctattaatctgtagtaatgactttgtctgttcataattagaggcctattaatctgtattaatgactttgtctgttcataattagaggcctattagtctgtattaatgactttgtctgttcataattagaggcctattagtctgtagtaatgactttgtctgttcataattaggggcctattagtctgtattaatgactttgtctgttcataattaggggcctattagtctgtagtaatgactttgtctgttcataataaggggcctattaatctgtagtaatgactttgtctgttcataattagaggcctattaatctgtattaatgactttgtctgttcataattagaggcctattaatctgtagtaatgactttgtctgttcataattagaggcctattaatctgtattaatgactttgtctgttcataataaggggcctattaatctgtagtaatgactttgtctgttcataattagaggcctattaatctgtattaatgactttgtctgttcataattagaggcctattaatctgtagtaatgactttgtctgttcataattaggggcctattaatctgtattaatgactttgtctgttcataattagaggcctattagtctgtagtaatgactttgtctgttcataattagaggcctattaatctgtagtaatgactttgtctgttcataattaggggcctattaatctgtagtaatgactttgtctgttcataattagaggcctattaatctgtagtaatgactttgtctgttcataattagaggcctattaatctgtagtaatgactttgtctgttcataattagaggcctattaatctgtagtaatgactttgtctgttcataattaggggcctattaatctgtagtaatgactttgtctgttcataattagaggcctattagtctgtagtaatgactttgtctgttcataattaggggcctattaatctgtagtaatgactttgtctgttcataattaggggcctattagtctgtagtaatgactttgtctgttcataattaggggcctattaatctgtagtaatgactttgtctgttcataattagaggcctattagtctgtagtaatgactttgtctgttcataattagaggcctattagtctgtagtaatgactttgtctgttcataattagaggcctattagtctgtattaatgactttgtctgttcataattaggggcctattaatctgtattaatgactttgtctgttcataattagaggcctattaatctgtagtaatgactttgtctgttcataattaggggcctattaatctgtagtaatgactttgtctgttcataattagaggcctattaatctgtagtaatgactttgtctgttcataattagaggcctattaatctgtattaatgactttgtctgttcataattagaggcctattaatctgtattaatgactttgtctgttcataattagaggcctattaatctgtattaatgactttgtctgttcataattagaggcctattaatctgtagtaatgactttgtctgttcataattagaggcctattagtctgtagtaatgactttgtctgttcataattagaggcctattaatctgtattaatgactttgtctgttcataattagaggcctattaatctgtagtaatgactttgtctgttcataattagaggcctattagtctgtattaatgactttgtctgttcataattaggggcctattagtctgtagtaatgactttgtctgttcataattaggggcctattaatctgtattaatgactttgtctgttcataattagaggcctattaatctgtagtaatgactttgtctgttcataattagaggcc includes these proteins:
- the LOC117319414 gene encoding DNA endonuclease RBBP8-like codes for the protein MAPDSVRLEKLPRCNRTSSSDDSEYTLSRNGSMDPNVHLSVLCDEESELILESHEIPSRKKLSFHKQGDVGIKDRCCIEFDSDEVHAPSLDCSVATLKDFHIDDLAQGDNGPERLTSTCIDEDSQGDNGPERLTSTSIDEDSQGIPCSSRSVKFGSRKRRVIVTTGYNSEDDCEKEDGNPAEELENMEELDDSFDKLPDKAVAKYAFVGVVRKQNERRNLIGYECKECYEYYSAMGLSDEEVRQRVQTCSKHRAHYVPPETPPHFWSVGFPDTQECEERGMQIPC